A single window of Oncorhynchus clarkii lewisi isolate Uvic-CL-2024 chromosome 10, UVic_Ocla_1.0, whole genome shotgun sequence DNA harbors:
- the LOC139418097 gene encoding smoothelin-like protein 2 isoform X1, with protein sequence MHRSISSKLRVSVASGDMDAAPTTVSAAGDATCDETVCEALGRFEVTLAAAVREVHVDVSAFKRGVERRVDEACQAQGPLAEAVQRLTQENLQLRSQLEALARLVEGLTGKGVDRSALEDRDSRGQIPMTSSQGMVNRSHGSPSTMVPNGPSESGSSGLGSGSSGSGASSSTSAHLSSREPMEDNMVNGHKGVDKTEDKNVAVVLENGHHKDQVSGQEAEEHKPHLPVSAMTRTCPESPTGPRRASVELKSPGHLLAGVTSPKARPDFLFKSDDSSFGEPHLPCTAITKTDSPTGPKPPAQSPALARKSPASTLKSPTYPIADVATPKTALDALFGPESFSGQQMQVRSPVSSHAVQKENISVSLAPPHTPVSALSRTSPELSTAPAPNQSPAPPSWAPAAPTQSHATPTWAPATPIWSPSATTQPPATSTQSSATPTQAPAAPPSPSPAPKTPSQPVFEDTTPKASGEFPFKRGERVAPAVKAVSPSLTRSMSFPATTEKLLPPRKVPPPGTDRSLDKFGGPNKFGGPNQLGGPDRLGGLDKFGGGGERKLQRSQTLPRNLGMQSKRSLFEGLASECDRSKAAGSKPKLQRSQSFNSASSIKAMLLEWCRSKTFSYQNIDIQNFSSSWCDGMAFAALVHSFFPLEFDYNTLNPANRKHNFEVAFTTAEEQADCVRLIEVEDMMVMGNKPDPMCIFTYVQSLYNHLKKFE encoded by the exons ATGCACCGCTCCATTTCCTCTAAGCTGAGGGTGTCTGTTGCTAGTGGGGACATGGATGCCGCTCCTACAACCGTGTCGGCAGCCGGGGATGCCACGTGCGACGAGACGGTGTGTGAGGCACTGGGTCGCTTCGAGGTCACGCTGGCGGCGGCGGTGCGCGAGGTGCACGTGGACGTGAGTGCCTTCAAGCGGGGCGTGGAGCGGCGGGTGGACGAGGCATGTCAAGCCCAAGGGCCCCTGGCCGAGGCGGTGCAACGGCTGACGCAGGAGAACCTGCAGCTCCGGAGTCAGCTGGAGGCACTGGCCCGCCTGGTGGAGGGTCTGACAGGGAAAGGGGTGGACAGGAGCGCCCTGGAGGACAGGGACAGTAGGGGACAGATCCCCATGACTTCGTCCCAGGGGATGGTGAACAGGAGCCACGGGAGTCCCTCCACCATGGTCCCCAATGGACCGTCAGAGTCTGGttcttctggtcttggttctgggtcttctGGTTCTGGCGCCTCTAGTTCCACATCAGCCCATCTCTCCAGCAGAGAGCCCATGGAGGACAACATGGTTAAT GGTCACAAAGGTGTTGACAAAACGGAAGACAAAAATGTTGCTGTTGTGTTGGAGAATGGACATCACAAAGACCAAG TCAGTGGTCAGGAGGCAGAGGAGCACAAGCCTCATCTCCCCGTCAGTGCCATGACCAGGACTTGTCCCGAGTCACCAACTGGCCCCAGACGAGCCTCAGTGGAGCTCAAGTCTCCTGGTCATTTATTAGCAGGCGTCACCTCACCTAAAGCCAGACCAGATTTTTTGTTTAAATCTG ACGACTCATCATTCGGCGAGCCACATCTTCCCTGCACTGCCATAACCAAAACTGACTCCCCGACTGGCCCCAAACCGCCAGCCCAATCTCCTGCTTTGGCCAGGAAATCTCCTGCTTCAACACTAAAGTCTCCTACCTACCCAATTGCTGACGTCGCCACTCCCAAAACAGCACTTGATGCTCTGTTTGGTCCTG AGAGTTTTTCTGGACAACAAATGCAAGTGAGGTCACCAGTCAGCAGTCATGCAGTGCAGAAGGAAAACATCTCTGTATCTCTGGCCCCACCTCATACCCCTGTCAGTGCCTTGAGCAGAACTAGTCCAGAGTTATCAACTGCACCTGCCCCAAATCAGTCCCCTGCCCCCCCATCATGGGCTCCTGCTGCCCCAACTCAGTCCCATGCCACCCCAACTTGGGCTCCTGCGACCCCAATTTGGTCTCCTTCTGCCACAACTCAGCCCCCTGCCACCTCAACTCAATCTTCTGCAACACCAACTCAGGCTCCTGCAGCCCCTCCATCTCCGTCCCCTGCACCCAAAACACCTAGTCAACCAGTATTTGAGGATACCACACCCAAAGCATCGGGAGAATTTCCTTTCAAACGTGGTGAACGTG TAGCACCTGCAGTTAAGGCAGTGAGCCCGAGTCTAACGCGTAGCATGAGCTTCCCAGCAACCACAG AAAAACTCCTACCCCCCAGAAAAGTGCCACCCCCTGGCACAGACAG GAGCCTGGACAAGTTTGGCGGTCCAAACAAGTTTGGCGGTCCAAACCAGTTAGGCGGTCCGGACAGGCTTGGTGGGCTGGACAAGTTTGGGGGCGGTGGGGAGCGGAAACTGCAGAGGTCACAAACGCTGCCTCGCAACCTCGGGATGCAGAGCAAACGGTCTCTGTTTGAGGGTTTGGCCTCTGAGTGTGACAG GTCCAAGGCTGCAGGCTCCAAGCCCAAACTGCAGCGCTCCCAGAGTTTTAACAGCGCCAGCAGCATCAAGGCAATGCTCCTGGAGTGGTGCCGATCCAAAACTTTTAGCTACCAG AACATAGACATCCAGAACTTCTCATCCAGCTGGTGTGATGGAATGGCATTTGCTGCCCTGGTCCACTCCTTCTTCCCCCTGGAGTTTGACTACAACACACTGAATCCTGCCAATCGCAAACACAACTTTGAAGTGGCCTTCACCACAGCAga GGAGCAGGCTGACTGTGTGCGTCTCATAGAGGTAGAGGATATGATGGTGATGGGTAACAAACCAGACCCCATGTGTATCTTCACCTACGTCCAGTCCCTCTACAACCACCTCAAGAAGTTTGAGTGA
- the LOC139418097 gene encoding smoothelin-like protein 2 isoform X2, with product MHRSISSKLRVSVASGDMDAAPTTVSAAGDATCDETVCEALGRFEVTLAAAVREVHVDVSAFKRGVERRVDEACQAQGPLAEAVQRLTQENLQLRSQLEALARLVEGLTGKGVDRSALEDRDSRGQIPMTSSQGMVNRSHGSPSTMVPNGPSESGSSGLGSGSSGSGASSSTSAHLSSREPMEDNMVNGHKGVDKTEDKNVAVVLENGHHKDQVSGQEAEEHKPHLPVSAMTRTCPESPTGPRRASVELKSPGHLLAGVTSPKARPDFLFKSDDSSFGEPHLPCTAITKTDSPTGPKPPAQSPALARKSPASTLKSPTYPIADVATPKTALDALFGPESFSGQQMQVRSPVSSHAVQKENISVSLAPPHTPVSALSRTSPELSTAPAPNQSPAPPSWAPAAPTQSHATPTWAPATPIWSPSATTQPPATSTQSSATPTQAPAAPPSPSPAPKTPSQPVFEDTTPKASGEFPFKRGERAPAVKAVSPSLTRSMSFPATTEKLLPPRKVPPPGTDRSLDKFGGPNKFGGPNQLGGPDRLGGLDKFGGGGERKLQRSQTLPRNLGMQSKRSLFEGLASECDRSKAAGSKPKLQRSQSFNSASSIKAMLLEWCRSKTFSYQNIDIQNFSSSWCDGMAFAALVHSFFPLEFDYNTLNPANRKHNFEVAFTTAEEQADCVRLIEVEDMMVMGNKPDPMCIFTYVQSLYNHLKKFE from the exons ATGCACCGCTCCATTTCCTCTAAGCTGAGGGTGTCTGTTGCTAGTGGGGACATGGATGCCGCTCCTACAACCGTGTCGGCAGCCGGGGATGCCACGTGCGACGAGACGGTGTGTGAGGCACTGGGTCGCTTCGAGGTCACGCTGGCGGCGGCGGTGCGCGAGGTGCACGTGGACGTGAGTGCCTTCAAGCGGGGCGTGGAGCGGCGGGTGGACGAGGCATGTCAAGCCCAAGGGCCCCTGGCCGAGGCGGTGCAACGGCTGACGCAGGAGAACCTGCAGCTCCGGAGTCAGCTGGAGGCACTGGCCCGCCTGGTGGAGGGTCTGACAGGGAAAGGGGTGGACAGGAGCGCCCTGGAGGACAGGGACAGTAGGGGACAGATCCCCATGACTTCGTCCCAGGGGATGGTGAACAGGAGCCACGGGAGTCCCTCCACCATGGTCCCCAATGGACCGTCAGAGTCTGGttcttctggtcttggttctgggtcttctGGTTCTGGCGCCTCTAGTTCCACATCAGCCCATCTCTCCAGCAGAGAGCCCATGGAGGACAACATGGTTAAT GGTCACAAAGGTGTTGACAAAACGGAAGACAAAAATGTTGCTGTTGTGTTGGAGAATGGACATCACAAAGACCAAG TCAGTGGTCAGGAGGCAGAGGAGCACAAGCCTCATCTCCCCGTCAGTGCCATGACCAGGACTTGTCCCGAGTCACCAACTGGCCCCAGACGAGCCTCAGTGGAGCTCAAGTCTCCTGGTCATTTATTAGCAGGCGTCACCTCACCTAAAGCCAGACCAGATTTTTTGTTTAAATCTG ACGACTCATCATTCGGCGAGCCACATCTTCCCTGCACTGCCATAACCAAAACTGACTCCCCGACTGGCCCCAAACCGCCAGCCCAATCTCCTGCTTTGGCCAGGAAATCTCCTGCTTCAACACTAAAGTCTCCTACCTACCCAATTGCTGACGTCGCCACTCCCAAAACAGCACTTGATGCTCTGTTTGGTCCTG AGAGTTTTTCTGGACAACAAATGCAAGTGAGGTCACCAGTCAGCAGTCATGCAGTGCAGAAGGAAAACATCTCTGTATCTCTGGCCCCACCTCATACCCCTGTCAGTGCCTTGAGCAGAACTAGTCCAGAGTTATCAACTGCACCTGCCCCAAATCAGTCCCCTGCCCCCCCATCATGGGCTCCTGCTGCCCCAACTCAGTCCCATGCCACCCCAACTTGGGCTCCTGCGACCCCAATTTGGTCTCCTTCTGCCACAACTCAGCCCCCTGCCACCTCAACTCAATCTTCTGCAACACCAACTCAGGCTCCTGCAGCCCCTCCATCTCCGTCCCCTGCACCCAAAACACCTAGTCAACCAGTATTTGAGGATACCACACCCAAAGCATCGGGAGAATTTCCTTTCAAACGTGGTGAACGTG CACCTGCAGTTAAGGCAGTGAGCCCGAGTCTAACGCGTAGCATGAGCTTCCCAGCAACCACAG AAAAACTCCTACCCCCCAGAAAAGTGCCACCCCCTGGCACAGACAG GAGCCTGGACAAGTTTGGCGGTCCAAACAAGTTTGGCGGTCCAAACCAGTTAGGCGGTCCGGACAGGCTTGGTGGGCTGGACAAGTTTGGGGGCGGTGGGGAGCGGAAACTGCAGAGGTCACAAACGCTGCCTCGCAACCTCGGGATGCAGAGCAAACGGTCTCTGTTTGAGGGTTTGGCCTCTGAGTGTGACAG GTCCAAGGCTGCAGGCTCCAAGCCCAAACTGCAGCGCTCCCAGAGTTTTAACAGCGCCAGCAGCATCAAGGCAATGCTCCTGGAGTGGTGCCGATCCAAAACTTTTAGCTACCAG AACATAGACATCCAGAACTTCTCATCCAGCTGGTGTGATGGAATGGCATTTGCTGCCCTGGTCCACTCCTTCTTCCCCCTGGAGTTTGACTACAACACACTGAATCCTGCCAATCGCAAACACAACTTTGAAGTGGCCTTCACCACAGCAga GGAGCAGGCTGACTGTGTGCGTCTCATAGAGGTAGAGGATATGATGGTGATGGGTAACAAACCAGACCCCATGTGTATCTTCACCTACGTCCAGTCCCTCTACAACCACCTCAAGAAGTTTGAGTGA